Proteins from one Diprion similis isolate iyDipSimi1 chromosome 3, iyDipSimi1.1, whole genome shotgun sequence genomic window:
- the LOC124404403 gene encoding DNA replication complex GINS protein SLD5 has product MDDSVADVSEHLDSSDTEEFTPGKVLQDIENAWLNEKFAPEILPHQSELVDCMLEQISHMEQNMTKLKKGDIRLAIHKMEIDRIRFVITSYLRTRLEKIEQYTIHILSEDDKKSPEESYLTPGERKFAKEYLASIETLFTTVALQHMPVNFQEFEIDKLTVKPNLNSHVFLRVNKPVQGIILPGSANDEIDLTVGAQRLIQYQPIASLVKEGAVQLI; this is encoded by the coding sequence ATGGACGATAGCGTTGCGGATGTTTCAGAGCACTTGGACTCTAGCGACACTGAAGAATTCACGCCCGGCAAAGTACTTCAAGACATTGAAAATGCTTggttgaacgaaaaatttgcacCGGAGATATTACCTCATCAGTCAGAGCTCGTTGATTGTATGCTCGAACAGATTTCGCACATGGAACAAAACATGACAAAACTGAAAAAGGGTGACATCAGGCTAGCTATTCATAAGATGGAAATTGATAGAATACGATTTGTTATAACAAGTTACCTGCGAAcgagattagaaaaaattgaacaatacaCCATACACATTTTGTCGGAAGATGACAAAAAGAGTCCGGAAGAATCTTACCTAACTCCAGGCGAACGCAAGTTTGCCAAAGAATACTTGGCCAGTATTGAAACACTTTTCACAACGGTCGCGCTTCAACACATGCCTGTTAATTTTCAAGAGTTCGAAATTGACAAACTTACTGTCAAACCAAATTTGAACAGTCACGTCTTTCTGCGAGTTAACAAACCTGTGCAAGGAATCATCTTACCTGGATCGGCAAATGATGAAATAGATTTGACGGTTGGTGCGCAGCGCCTTATTCAATACCAGCCAATCGCAAGCCTAGTCAAAGAAGGAGCAGTTCAATTAATATAG
- the LOC124404143 gene encoding transient receptor potential channel pyrexia-like yields the protein MSKYNYNSLPTSEPDPEDKMQLLLPPLMVTLAVPSSPSYPMSPSPMGSSETLPEHQNAKRRMDRRLMRLNTELLQAVVDGNLAEVERGLQHDASANATCKPHRISSCHIASFLGHTDILQTLLKNGAQLEGTRDAMGRTPLHLAAWEGNPDCVKLLLEHAPELVNVTIEEVVIKDKIRPEWIDSWDHDHQSVIDMLPVLEFGSSPLHVACKRTELICVQHLLAAGAEFNKVDSRGMRPLDVVGENLIDHREEGDVEFRYPGVIASLIAAGSRHYLSSEYRNQGHIVTPLHTAVELGSLDAITALLNANFPRSVWNSIGDTPMHLCITKKAVEPLKLLMNTANSEDPPNYLDPVNSIGLTPLQLAMRQNWIPGVSIILEAGADVTITSRNGSTALHLSAASGNLEMMQELLSIPDSQTIIEVENQLGETPLFCTIASGRVDCVKEILNAGASVQHKLHGEVTVFHRAAEHGYADILQVLLDRDSSTTKLMINARDKLVISGMTPLHMAANFGHVDCVRILLDAGADIMATTTENPHNKATSLHLAATHNHYEVVAVLLSRDTHILDIQDSHGWLPLHVACYHSNRESIRLLLDAGADLSVVTKDADRKSMSAMDFLVYNVPRPVEFLESVFDSAITINEYTINEPNCVITLDYSILTPRGVNMEQMRVVNALINSGNQFNQKRLLIHPLIESFLYLKWRALSPFFMINLALYAVFVVATTQLITGIYYYKDKGEEPPVILDTQMSSYVLLFSLVPIAILEFLHGQQRSWTYFHELESWVKWGSFILSTLVVFADHNANEWTRHVAAVAVLLAWTELMFLLSRFPEWGYYVLMFSKVATNVIKVLLTFGFLVIGFTFSFLVQFRSEPPFGSPWQSFVKTMVMMTSEFDYSDLFTGQEDYIVTVTLGRLVFVAFLVLAAIVLMNLMVGLAVNDINDLEIRGKTQRLFKQVNFLCSLDLVVYNKMILRLFPKSWRIRVEKGRCVDSKLYLHPGRPLRTIFKMIPSTIKEDIIQTARAGQKTSEPTIVDILNRLTNLEMVLQKVSQKETLVPSQSNTEATATSDLSRLIEHIDKLKDDSISRWEKTELTIENVAQSFRTLQRQLLRLNANIAFSGNAPHVVSVDEM from the exons ATGTCAAAGTATAACTACAACAGTTTGCCTACTTCGGAACCTGATCCGGAAGATAAAATGCAACTTTTGTTACCTCCGTTAATGGTCACGTTAGCCGTACCATCAAGTCCAAGTTATCCGATGTCTCCGTCACCGATGGGATCATCGGAAACGCTACCAGAGCATCAAAATGCGAAACGGAGAATGGATCGCCGTCTTATGCGACTGAATACGGAACTCCTTCAAGCGGTTGTTGACGGAAATTTGGCAGAGGTTGAACG tgGCCTCCAGCATGATGCCAGTGCAAATGCGACATGCAAGCCACATCGGATTTCGAGTTGTCACATCGCGAGCTTTTTAGGACATACCGATATTTTGCAAACTCTATTGAAGAATGGTGCCCAACTCGAAGGAACGCGTGACGCGATGGGACGGACTCCTTTGCATCTCGCGGCGTGGGAAGGCAACCCGGATTGTGTAAAGCTTCTTCTCGAACATGCCCCAGAACTGGTAAATGTAACAATAGAAGAAGTCgtgataaaagataaaattcgGCCAGAGTGGATCGACTCCTGGGATCACGATCATCAGTCGGTGATTGACATG CTACCGGTCTTAGAATTCGGGAGTTCACCTCTTCACGTAGCTTGTAAACGGACAGAGTTGATATGTGTGCAACATCTTCTGGCAGCTGGAGCTGAGTTTAATAAAGTTGACAGTCGAGGTATGAGGCCACTTGATGTAGTAGGCGAAAACCTAATCGACCACCGTGAAGAGGGCGACGTGGAATTCAG GTACCCAGGCGTAATCGCATCATTGATAGCCGCTGGCAGCCGGCATTACCTCTCTTCGGAATACAGGAATCAAGGTCACATTGTGACACCACTACATACGGCTGTTGAGTTGGGTTCCTTGGACGCGATAACAGCTCTTCTGAATGCAAATTTCCCTCGCTCTGTATGGAACTCGATTGGAGACACTCCGATGCATCTGTGTATCACGAAAAAAGCGGTGGAACCGTTGAAGCTGTTGATGAACACAGCCAACAGTGAAGACCCACCGAATTACCTTGATCCTGTAAATTCCATTGGACTGACTCCTCTGCAATTGGCAATGCGTCAAAATTGGATTCCAGGGGTGAGCATTATCTTGGAAGCTGGTGCAGACGTCACGATCACCTCGAGAAATGGATCCACAGCCTTGCACTTGTCCGCTGCAAGCGGTAACCTGGAGATGATGCAAGAACTGCTGAGCATTCCGGACTCACAAACG ATAATCGAGGTGGAAAACCAGCTGGGAGAAACTCCTTTATTTTGCACGATCGCTAGTGGTAGAGTAGATTGCGTTAAAGAGATTCTCAACGCCGGCGCGAGCGTTCAGCACAAATTGCACGGTGAGGTGACGGTGTTCCATCGTGCAGCCGAACACGGCTATGCCGACATTCTTCAAGTCCTGCTTGACAGAGACTCCTCGACGACGAAATTGATGATCAATGCCAGAGACAAGTTGGTGATTTCTGGAATGACGCCATTGCACATGGCCGCGAATTTCGGACACGTTGATTGTGTGAGAATTCTTCTTGACGCCGGTGCGGACATTATGGCTACAACAACAGAGAACCCGCACAACAAGGCGACCTCTTTGCACCTAGCAGCTACACATAATCACTACGAAGTCGTGGCTGTTCTATTAAGTCGTGACACTCACATCCTTGACATACAGGACAGTCACGGGTGGCTACCGCTGCATGTGGCGTGCTATCACAGCAACAGAGAAAGCATTAGACTGCTGTTGGACGCCGGCGCCGATTTGTCCGTCGTAACAAAAGACGCTGACCGCAAAAGTATGTCTGCGATGGATTTCCTCGTTTACAACGTTCCCAGGCCCGTCGAATTTCTCGAATCGGTATTCGACTCTGCCATCACTATCAACGAGTACACAATTAATGAGCCCAATTGTGTAATCACTCTTGATTACAGTATATTAACACCTCGTGGCGTAAACATGGAGCAGATGAGAGTTGTCAATGCCCTCATTAACAGCGGGAACCAATTCAACCAAAAACGCCTACTGATTCATCCCCTGATCGAAAGTTTCTTGTACTTGAAATGGCGGGCTCTCAGTCCTTTTTTCATGATCAATCTAGCACTCTACGCAGTGTTTGTCGTTGCTACGACGCAATTAATCACTGGAATTTATTACTACAAGGATAAAGGAGAGGAACCGCCAGTTATTCTTGACACACAGATGAGCAGTTATGTCCTGCTTTTCAGCCTTGTGCCTATCGCCATTCTG GAATTCTTACACGGGCAGCAACGTTCTTGGACCTACTTCCACGAACTTGAATCCTGGGTCAAGTGGGGTTCTTTCATCCTTTCGACGCTGGTTGTATTCGCTGATCACAACGCAAACGAATGGACTCGTCACGTGGCTGCCGTAGCCGTCCTGCTAGCTTGGACCGAGCTCATGTTTTTGCTGTCTCGTTTCCCAGAATGGGGTTACTACGTACTAATGTTTTCAAAAGTGGCCACCAACGTTATCAAG GTGCTATTGACGTTTGGCTTTCTTGTGATTGGTTTCACCTTCAGTTTCTTGGTCCAGTTCCGGAGCGAACCTCCATTTGGCTCCCCGTGGCAGAGTTTCGTAAAGACCATGGTGATGATGACTTCGGAATTCGATTACTCGGATCTCTTTACGGGACAGGAAGACTACATAGTGACAGTGACACTTGGACGGCTGGTATTCGTCGCCTTTCTGGTTCTAGCTGCGATCGTTCTGATGAATTTAATGGTTGGTTTAGCGGTTAATGACATCAACGACTTGGAGATACGAGGAAAAACTCAGCGCCTCTTTAAGCAGGTCAATTTCCTATGCAGCTTGGATTTGGTGGTCTACAATAAAATGATACTCCGCCTATTTCCAAAAAGCTGGCGCATCAGAGTCGAGAAGGGTAGATGCGTTGATTCGAAACTTTATCTTCATCCGGGTAGACCACTCCGCACTATTTTTAAGATGATACCTTCTACGATCAAAGAAGACATCATACAAACCGCTAGGGCCGGTCAAAAAACGTCAGAACCAACCATAGTTGACATTCTGAACCGGTTAACTAATCTGGAAATGGTTCTCCAAAAGGTTTCCCAAAAAGAAACTCTCGTGCCATCACAAAGTAATACAGAAGCCACAGCTACTTCCGACTTGTCGCGTCTCATTGAACACattgataaattgaaagaCGACTCTATTTCGAGGTGGGAAAAAACAGAACTTACAATTGAAAACGTAGCTCAGAGCTTTAGAACTTTACAGAGACAGTTACTCAGATTAAACGCGAACATTGCTTTCTCAGGAAATGCGCCTCATGTAGTGAGCGTAGACGAAATGTAA
- the LOC124404144 gene encoding uncharacterized protein LOC124404144 → MALKLGNCAKGGYSNILQTALSRHKHTAVLSGDLRNSNENNQKKSLHASAVKSYPYAPAIPLPQNMTQIFGNEMGRFTSERVRDITGPILFCQANGPAACSNTGSEGLNLGNCMTQDNSENLYIDSYDCTGAVSLNGSMQSNVPQPFSSEGKSMHLNMPGGACSRDDKYIAYDMQISHYSKSEPCVQNRTATTKGAVTNIIANSLLSKDLYCTKPAHVMSYSTGAGTTPNESEKSSNELPKADKESRAAKLKRAVKDYGSTVIVFHVGISLMSLGTCYVVIYSGVDVPSLISYLGFVDDARIQNIVSNSSTFVIAYAVHKLLAPVRISVTLATVPFLVKYLRKIGVLKNK, encoded by the exons AATATCCTACAAACGGCTTTATCGCGTCATAAACACACAG CTGTACTTAGCGGAGACCTAAGAAATagcaatgaaaataatcagaAGAAAAGTCTTCACGCCTCTGCGGTAAAGTCCTACCCATATGCTCCTGCAATACCGTTACCCCAGAACATGACCCAGATATTTGGAAACGAAATGGGTCGTTTTACTTCAGAGAGAGTGCGAGATATAACGGGACCTATATTGTTCTGCCAGGCAAATGGGCCAGCGGCTTGTTCCAATACTGGATCAGAAGGTCTTAATCTTGGTAACTGCATGACCCAAgataattcagaaaacttGTACATTGATTCATACGACTGCACCGGTGCTGTGAGCCTCAATGGATCTATGCAGAGCAACGTTCCGCAGCCGTTTTCTTCCGAGGGTAAATCTATGCACCTGAATATGCCTGGCGGTGCATGTTCCAGGGATGATAAATACATCGCCTATGATATGCAGATCTCACACTATTCCAAGAGCGAACCATGTGTGCAGAACAGAACTGCCACTACCAAAG GTGCTGTCACTAACATCATTGCAAACAGTTTACTCTCCAAAGATTTGTACTGTACCAAACCTGCTCACGTGATGAGCTATTCGACAGGCGCTGGTACCACACCAAATGAAtctgaaaaatcatcaaacGAATTACCTAAGGCTGACAAGGAATCAAGAGCAGCAAAGCTCAAAAGAGCAGTTAAAGATTACGGAAGCACGGTTATTGTATTCCATGTTGGCATATCATTGATGTCTCTTGGTACCTGTTACGTAGTAATTTATAG tggTGTAGATGTGCCTTCACTGATTAGCTACCTGGGATTTGTGGACGATGCAAGGATTcaaaatatcgtatcgaattCATCAACATTTGTTATTGCATATGCGGTCCACAAATTATTGGCTCCAGTAAGGATATCAGTAACTTTGGCAACCGTACCGTTCTTAGTCAAATATCTACGGAAAATTGGTGTTTTGAAGAACAAATAA